From the Pseudomonas baltica genome, one window contains:
- a CDS encoding DUF4197 domain-containing protein — protein sequence MIRRTATFAGLCAGLLICANAFALSLSSLSQGDANGGLKDALTQGAQVAVKELGVPGGFSNNKDVRIGLPGKLGKVADKMKMLGMGSQVDSLEASMNKAAEAAVPQAQAILVDAVKNMSVTDAKGILTGGKDSATQYLNTSSRDKIRAKFLPIVKQATDKVGLAQQYNSFAGKAAALGVVDSKDANVEGYVTEKALDGLFKMIAQQEETIRQNPAAAATSLAKKVFSAL from the coding sequence CGCTGGCTTGCTCATTTGCGCCAATGCCTTTGCACTGTCGCTGTCCAGTCTGTCCCAGGGCGATGCCAACGGCGGCCTCAAGGATGCCCTCACTCAGGGCGCCCAGGTCGCGGTCAAGGAGCTCGGTGTGCCCGGTGGTTTCAGCAACAACAAGGACGTGCGCATCGGCCTGCCCGGCAAGCTGGGCAAGGTCGCCGACAAGATGAAAATGCTCGGCATGGGCAGTCAGGTCGATTCGCTCGAGGCGAGCATGAACAAGGCCGCGGAAGCCGCAGTGCCTCAGGCCCAGGCGATCCTGGTGGATGCGGTCAAGAACATGAGCGTGACCGATGCCAAGGGCATCCTCACTGGCGGCAAGGACTCGGCCACGCAGTACCTCAACACCAGCAGCCGCGACAAGATCCGCGCCAAGTTCCTGCCCATCGTCAAGCAGGCCACTGACAAAGTCGGCCTGGCGCAGCAATACAACAGCTTCGCCGGCAAGGCGGCCGCGTTGGGCGTGGTCGACTCCAAGGATGCCAATGTCGAAGGTTATGTGACTGAAAAGGCGCTGGATGGGCTGTTCAAGATGATTGCCCAGCAGGAAGAGACGATTCGTCAGAATCCAGCAGCCGCGGCTACGAGCTTGGCCAAGAAAGTCTTTAGCGCCTTGTAA
- a CDS encoding class I SAM-dependent methyltransferase, with protein sequence MSEPQAPSRIQVQALSAVCQLQAEQWAQRLGLPLQLDDPEFALQATEQGLQLQQLGPQAPGAVRVDFVEGAVAHRRLFGGGSGQMIAKAVGIQPGVRPLVLDATAGLGKDAFVLASLGCTMSLIERQPIIAALLEDGLRRAIGDEEVGAIVARMRLLTGNAIELMRGWQEQAPQVIYLDPMFPHRDKSALVKKEMRLFRPLVGDDMDAPALLDAALALASHRVVVKRPRKAPCIEGPKPSHALEGKSSRYDIYPKKALKP encoded by the coding sequence ATGTCAGAACCCCAGGCCCCGAGCCGAATCCAGGTGCAGGCGCTGAGTGCCGTCTGTCAGCTACAGGCCGAGCAATGGGCACAACGCCTGGGCTTGCCCTTGCAACTGGATGACCCGGAATTTGCCCTGCAGGCTACCGAGCAAGGCTTGCAGCTGCAGCAACTCGGCCCCCAGGCGCCGGGTGCGGTACGGGTGGATTTCGTCGAGGGCGCAGTCGCCCATCGGCGGTTGTTCGGCGGCGGCAGCGGGCAGATGATCGCCAAGGCGGTGGGCATTCAACCGGGCGTGCGCCCGCTGGTCCTGGATGCGACGGCGGGGCTGGGCAAGGACGCGTTCGTGCTGGCCAGCCTGGGCTGCACCATGAGTTTGATCGAGCGCCAGCCGATCATCGCGGCTCTGCTCGAAGACGGTCTGCGCCGGGCAATCGGCGATGAAGAGGTAGGGGCCATCGTGGCGCGCATGCGCTTGCTGACAGGTAACGCCATCGAGTTGATGCGCGGCTGGCAAGAGCAAGCGCCGCAGGTGATCTACCTCGACCCGATGTTTCCCCACCGCGACAAGAGCGCCTTGGTGAAAAAGGAGATGCGCCTGTTCAGGCCGTTGGTAGGCGATGATATGGACGCCCCGGCCTTGCTCGACGCGGCCCTGGCGCTGGCCAGCCACCGGGTAGTGGTCAAGCGGCCACGCAAGGCGCCGTGCATCGAGGGGCCCAAGCCGAGCCATGCGCTGGAGGGGAAATCCAGTCGATACGATATTTATCCGAAGAAGGCGCTCAAGCCCTGA
- a CDS encoding energy transducer TonB produces MTQLQSNAIGYLSPISDFNLHNTQALGGVSHLWQDFFARAMADQGGEDTALAAYSAEPALSSEGEPITGSQILEQIVSQRQCSIQDTEVRPPEPLFLPIAEFDLDLLPAVAKPFSADEIIAQQAHLDTDISWRRPVVMSHGQPLPEPGPAPAPRPLFLPIAEFETDLLPAAPAPFDATTLAKQQSELDFDQRWARPVVLENLRIAA; encoded by the coding sequence ATGACCCAACTCCAATCCAACGCCATTGGTTATCTGTCGCCCATTAGCGACTTTAACTTGCACAACACCCAGGCACTGGGCGGCGTAAGCCATCTGTGGCAAGACTTCTTTGCCCGGGCGATGGCGGATCAGGGCGGCGAGGATACCGCACTCGCGGCCTACAGCGCAGAACCGGCGTTGAGCAGCGAAGGCGAACCGATCACTGGCAGTCAGATCCTCGAGCAGATCGTCAGCCAGCGCCAGTGCAGCATCCAGGACACCGAAGTACGCCCACCCGAGCCACTGTTCCTGCCGATCGCCGAGTTCGATCTGGACCTCCTGCCCGCAGTCGCCAAGCCGTTCAGCGCCGACGAGATCATCGCTCAGCAAGCTCACCTGGATACCGATATCAGCTGGCGCCGCCCGGTAGTGATGAGCCACGGCCAACCCCTGCCAGAGCCCGGCCCAGCACCTGCGCCACGGCCATTATTCCTGCCGATCGCCGAATTCGAAACCGATCTGCTGCCCGCCGCGCCAGCACCATTCGACGCGACCACGCTGGCCAAACAGCAAAGCGAGCTGGACTTCGATCAGCGCTGGGCCCGCCCGGTGGTTCTGGAAAACCTGCGCATCGCGGCTTGA